Below is a window of Pocillopora verrucosa isolate sample1 chromosome 6, ASM3666991v2, whole genome shotgun sequence DNA.
GccatgaagaagaaaaaacttaagGTGTTAGTGAATTGTAAAtacagattttttaaatttgcaaaaaagtGATATTTTGATATGCTGATTGCAATCTAGTGATACATGTAGGAATGGGGTCACCAAACTTGTTTATGAGTCtcagggcctgtttacatggaggtgggggatcCCAGGTGGGGTAACCTGCCTTTCCATGTATAATCTCTCGTTTATCTTGACTAcatttacatgataggtggggtaaccTGTCAAGGCAGGTTGCCTGGTCTGCTAGGTggggtaaccctgtcagcaaGGGTGACAGTTTGTCATGTAAACGTCTTAAGGGGGGTAACCCACttagccggggtcgcgttcatggcaaaaagctcaaaagctaaacatgtatgttttaaaaatttgtacatttcctagccgtctcattGCAGAAATCAATAGAAACTGCAatggacacacaaggagtgtaaaatgttcacatttcggaatatttagtGTTGTAAATCGGCCGTATTTCGTTTCCCAATCCATTTCTTATAACATATTAAGTCTACAATTCCTCGCGTAACCTGACACTGCTTAACACAATgtgtgacgctttcatgaataaatacatagtTTACATGTCCGAGAATTATCTCTCCTCTTTCTTGAGAtttgagcttgggacgcctgcACTTAAACTCTCTAATTGCAAGTGCAACATCAACCTTAcgaaacctcaccccagcaccccggggttgtaagattgcatgtaaatgcattttatttttctaccatggctaggcgggttacctcacctacctggtgtcccccacctccatgtaaacaggccctaaggCAGATAAACAAAAACACTAAGTTGTGCAAGTAATTTAATACAGTGTTTTTATCTGCTTTTGTTCATTTTAGGGCACATTGAAACCAAATTGTTCAAAAATAAGTGCAAGTTGCCACGGCTGGAAACCATTTGGTAATAAGTGGAAAGATTTTTTATAGTAAAACTTTAAGTTGTTTTTAAGACATGCCAATAACTCCCTAAATGTGTTGTATATCATAGATATCATATGACTGCATCTGACTCATGTGGTTTTGTTGTCCATGATCATTAGATTCACCAGACACAGGTGATGAGCTTCTTGGAGCATTGGACTtggcatttcttttttcctatgcTGTTGGCATGTTTTTCAGGTACatataaaatatgaattttaactACAGTATCAGTGGAACAGACACATTTTTGAGCACTGTTAAATGTGCATATTGGTTAAATATTCAATGCACagacaaatgttttgaaattttctttcttttttcttttgatggtaGTGGTTTTGTTGCGGAGCACATGGACCTGCGGTATTTTCTTACAATAGGGATGTTATCAAGTGGTCTTTTTACAGCATTATTTGGCATGGGATATTTTTGGAAACTTCActattttgcatattttgtcACCATCCAGGTATATACTATGAtgtgtatttatatatattatatatatacaaGGTAGAatctacccccacattcatttatatatatatttatattttttttcccaaatacAGTTTGGttgaaggggaaaaaagaaTTTACCAAGCATAGTTTCTTTCTACTCCTTTCTGAAACACCACTATTATATTTAATCTGTCTAAGGAAAAGTCTTTCGTTTTTAATATTTGAGGCTGCATTTCACATTCATAGTAGAGAACTTGTGCAGCCAAAGATAAATGCATGCAaatataaaatttcaaattaagcCATATTCTGATATTGTTTTCCATTCAACTTCTTCATTTGATACAGTACTATCAAGATGaacataaatatgtttttcagCTAAATCATGCCACATATTCATGCAGGTGTCTAGTTTAACTTTGTTATTTCTCTTTATCAGattttttcaggattttttcAGGTATGGATTCTAATTAATGTACATATTGTGTGAAACCCCCACTTGGTCTGTCCTGAGCCTCTTAACTCCaagttttgatgaaaatataaCCTCTCTCCATACTGCCATAGTTTTATCCAGAAATCAGGCAACAGAAATCAATTAATTTATCGGATGGCATATAGCACCAGTTTAATTGTACTGACTGATTTGCTACTAAATATATACAGCATTAACTGGGAAAAATTGCAAatcaatgtttgaaaaattacaCATAGGTTTCATCTCTGTACAATTTCATTGGCAGGAGAAAATTGAGGCTCACATTGTATGTAGGCTGGTGTCCAATAACcacattttttcaaatagtttAAAAGGAGAGGTACAGTCAACAAATTCATATGCTATTTATCTGTGCCAGTAACTTAAGATGGTATTAAAATATACTACCTACCAGGATTTGAGGTTCCAAAAAGTTGCACTTATTAGCctgtgaaaaataattaaaacaattattgtcTTCAAATGTGCTCAAAACTTGACTTGATAAGCCACACCTTTGAAAGATGTTTCAGACTTCAAACCAAATGATATGAACTTTGGAAAACATATGGTGTGCTGTACTTAAACCAAAGTTCTGTATCGtttcataattttgtttgtttgtatcttTGTTTCTAGAGTTCTGGCTGGCCCAGTGTAGTAGAATGTGTTGGAAATTGGTTTGGAAAAGGAAGGtaagggaattttttttcaattctagGACATGCATGTACAGATTTGGTTCTGGTCAGCATTAATGgattttttgtatttcttccaACCGGTAACCTGAGGAAATAGCTAAAAAAGGTTGCAGTTTACTCTATATGCTATATGCTCACATGACTCTGAACAGTTCTTGAACGTGATACATGTTAAACTGTCACTCTTGTTCAGTCCACTGCTAATTgtgtaaaagaaaacattttagtcAATTCAGTTAGAGTGACATGCGAGGGTCACTTGTGTAGAATTTTGAGATGGTTGGCTGTCATGTGAAAAGAAATTGCATTATTTCATGTCCTTGCAATTTGACTGCTGTCGTTAAAGTGATCCATAATTGTGCTCTTTTCACTTGTCACTAaccagggtgtgaaattaatttttttttctgatagccacttggctcctaaattcatcaaagtggtagccaattcaaaaaaagttggttgccattttgaaaaacaaacaaaatcttttttatgctgtcatcgttctagaaattaagttagggaaaagatctttaacgtgctacaaaggggacactaggatggatgatatgcaatgtttaagctcacctaaatccaagatggcatctagtTATCGATTGAGATGCAtctgctgcgttttggaaacaaacttaacgaggaagtttgccacggatttgtctttgcaaatctttttaattcactatatctctaggtaaggttatgatgaaacattctagtcgccaatttggcgactaattttcaggatttggtcaccaaagtgaaaaatttagtcacattggtgcctgtattaggtgcaatttcacgcTCTGCTAACATGTGAGTGATGTTTGGTTCAAGAGCCAAATGATAAGATAGTGTGGTGTTCCATATGAGAACCGCTCCTAAAACAAGAAAAGGGATTTGGGATGAAAAGGAAGGGGCAAAGTATGAAAAGTAAATAATTCTTGAAGAGATACAGAGTTAAGAGTAGCACTGTACCTGTACCTGTACTGTACTGTTAAGGTAGCACTGtacctttattttcatttcttatgcAAAATTTATCCATTTTAGAGTAATCATTTCTTAttaataaacaacaattttattAGCAATTTGTCCAACTGCATTTGTCCACTTTCTTGTAGGCGTGGTTTGATAATGGGAATATGGAATTCCCACACATCTGTAGGAAATATTCTTGGGTCTGCTATAGCTGGTGTATGGGCAAGTGGTCAGTGGTAAGTTACATCTTGCTATGATCTCtgattcttttgttttgatgttcAGTTGAAATTGAGATTGTCATTTTACTGTAACAGACTCCATCATTATCCATCTCTACTctaattaaaattgttatttctgaatattcaattttttttacaggggCTATTCATTTATTGTGCCTGGCTGCATTATAGCTGGAATGGccatctttgtatttcttttccttgttgttgGTAAGTGAATATTTGTCCTATACCTGATATGTGATATGCATCTCCAGTGAATTTTGTGGGCTTGGGATGAGCTGTCTCAGGTTAAATTTGGACACACAATTACCTGAttgaaaaaacattaaaaaagtgtCGAATGAGCTGTAGTCAACTTAAACTTTCCACTTGTTTTTTGTATTAGTCACCTAAAAATATGGTAcagtattgtattgtaaagTACAGTGTAATGATGTACAGCaatgtgaaaaaattgattcagACATTAATTTAAACATCAGATCCCAGCCATGTAGGCTGCCAACCTCCTCAACAACACACTGAGGTAAGTTTGCAACTTGCTTCTTTTATTACCTTAATCTTAGACTCAATTTATTTAGGAACCTTAAATAGGAAGTTATAAATTGGAGAATGAAACAAGAACCATTTCTTTTCAGCTGGTATGCTCTACACTTGAGGGTTGTAGAACCCCTTTagagttattttaaaatagcagcattgtttattttctaaatgttCATACAGTTTGTGTGAATTACTGTACTAATCATTTGAGCAAGACTGAGGCTAAACATGACCTTGTTACTGTAGAAACCCTTGCCTCCACTCTTAGAAAAAGGCTTGGCAGCCAGGcacacaattttaaaatgggttttttacttttattattcatCTTTGTAATAATATCCACTGGATTatcttatcattatttttaacCCAAATGGGTTTTTTTAACTCCCTGCATGAAGTTTGTTCACTTTGTCTTCTCTGAtatttaaagaataatattGTGATTGAAATCTGTTTATAGCCTCTGCCTAATGATTCATCTGTCAGCACAGAAGTTGTTACAGACTCTCAAGAGGTGAGATAACTTGTCTGGAtcagttaaaaatgaatgaataaataagtagTTATTAACTAGGCACAGTAAGTATATGAGTCATTTTGTTTCAGCTGATAACACCAATTAACAAATCCTggatttgtgaaaaattttggTGATAAGTTGGCAAATCTTTGTCATGGAATTTTGTCAGAAGAATTTATAAGAAAGTCTCAAAATGAAagctttgttttgatatttctgttttaaaacatataGAGGGGCTATAGTTGTGTTGATTATTTTCTAAGTTATATGGTAAACTAATGGACATGAATATGAAAAGTAGGACTAACTTGGTTGCTTCAAGATTAACCCTCTTTAGTATAATTTCTCTGGTGATTATAGAGACTTGTACACTCATAGCAGGGgcactaaatttcaaaatggttcCCTTGCGTTTTGTCAATGTTATGCAGGAAGTGCTAATTAAATGCAATGGGAGAAAATTACAATTCTGAGGAGCACAAATGATGATACTAAGTTAAGTGTCAAACCTTTCAAAAGAAAGCTATGAAGTTGTGTAGACCGGATTCAATAAGACTGGATTCaataaacctgttaaattcCAATGGAAACTGGCTGTTTATCTTGATATGACTGAGTAGTCAGAACAATGATAACAGAATGGTTTcagtgacaaaacaaatttattacAGAATTCAAAAGTAAGCAACTTTactaattaaaaacaattattcacctcaagGGCAGTGAATATTTTTGAATAATCCCCTTAGGTCTtagggattattcaacaatgcTCACTTCACTTTagatgaataattattaaatatcctgacatcagtatccacattctccatactgttctccatacatttcctaaggtgctgagtttgtgatcatttcctttattctcatgaccttattgtttgatttagtggtgatattgtgaggagaaattagatgctagtcactctctgGGGTTTAAGGGTAACTAGGAGTGCAAAGAATGCATACCAGTAAATAGGAATATTTTAAGCAGTAAATTACTATGATAATCATAATGGAGAATTATTAGTTTTATATTAAGTTCTAAGAATATGCTAACGGATTTTTTTAGGCGGTCAAATGAACGGATGCTAATGTATTTCAAATGGATATGCAAACCGTTCGAACGGTTTGTCGAACACTTTTAACGAATTTTTTTTAGACATTCAAACAGATAATGAACAGATAATGAACAGTTTAACTGTTCAAACTGATAACcgttagtgtccgttttgcCTTTCATGGTCACATATTGACATTTACTTTACAGAAGAGAGCTATATATTACCAGTGCGTTATGCATTACATAAAATTATCATTGTTGTTTACAGGGTGATGACGAAGAAAGACTTTTAAAAGAACCATGTTCTTATAGCCCTAAGCCCACTGAAGTGAAAAGAAATCTACAGGTGGGTACAAATTTATTTATGTACGAAAGTGTTTCAGTAACGCGTTTAAGTACTTATGTCTTATTATGTATAATTGTGCTTTCTAAGTGTCCAACATGTAGCTAACAATTTTtggatttaaatttaaattctgtGGCTGCTCAAATTAGCCTTAAATCTGACCTAAGGAGACCAGAGATGTGGAACAAGATGACCCCTTTCTGTCTAAATCATCATGCCCTAAGAAAGAATAGTTGAATATGATGTAACAATACAGTTGTTCATTATCCTAAGTCATATAGGctctttctgtttttcaatCCCTTCAGGAAAATAACCATCTTAATAAATAGGTTCTTTACATTTATTGCAATaggaaaagtaaacaaatctTGTCAGGTTTCAGGCtcaattttctcaaaaattgAGTATCCTGTAGCTGGCCATTTATTTTGttagttgtttctttttttactttcattcagttcaagtttcaagttattttaattttgtctttcattaaatatattttaggtGCCAAGTGAGTCACATATTTCAGCTTCAACTGTAGTGCCACCATCACATGGAGAGGCTAGTGCTGTCGGTTTTTGGAGAGCAGTTCTTATTCCAGTGAGTCAAATATTTGATTTCTGTAGTTATTGCTTGTATTTCTCTTTCACTCCACAGATTGTTTTGGTAATCATTCTTTCATTACTTCACTGAAGTTATTACTGTATGTGTTACTTTAACTAAATATACACTTTGTTCTTGATACACCTTCTTGTCGAGTAGTTATATGTGAGTAGTCATTTATTTTAAGTTAGAAAGCTCGTAAAGGAAGGAAAGAGCTTTTAATCCTTTTAGCCCCCAAGTGTTTAGTAACTATTTTCTCCTATCAGTATATCAGTATCAtccctaaaacaaaaattgaggtcatgagaatgaaggaaatgatcaccaactaaagaagcttttaattgttaaagaaattctctttgtcagtatcataggaaatgtatagagaacagtatggagaaaatttatactgatattagggtgtgaagggttaaggaTATGCACAGATTGCTAGCaggagaaaagaaattgaacatTAAACATGAAGGAATTTTGCATATTTGGGTTATAGATTGCAGGTTCATTTGTTTCAGTTAAGTTAGTCCTTTTTGGGTTGGAGAATTAGTGGTGTAGAGTTTCATTTCTGTTTCCCAATCAAATATAAATATGTGTGCATTGATCTAGAGTTGTTTACAAAGTTTGGAATGTATGAGAGCATCTACTGAAAGTTACGTTGTAATTGTATCAGTAGTTTACCCTCATTCTCATGGCAACAGCACTTGTAGCTTTTGCAACTTCCCTTAACCATTGATCCATGTGTCAGCATTGGGCTCATTGAGATATAAAACATGCAGGAAGTTGGGAGAGAGTTAGAGATGCAAAATAGTTGCTTACGGCTCAGCAGAGGGTAaatctagcttcttgagtgttCTCCAAACTTCTAAATGAACAAATAACTGACTCAAGAATCAACTGTTTCATGACATTTGCCACCTGGTAGTTCAAGTGAGAAATCCCCTCTGTAACACTTAGATGCATACACACATCATCTGCCCTTACAGTGGCAATACGAAGGGTGCTCACTTAATTGAGTGTGGCTGGACAAATTTAACAGTTATGGTAAAACTTAAATTAACTGGAAGGggcagtggttttttttttctccctcaaGCTTAAATTTAAATGCTACATAAgtagatttgaaaatttaataacaatTACATGTAGGTGGAGTTGGAACCTGGATTTAAATGTCtgcaaattttacttttcaggGAGTGATTGAATACTCTCTTTGTCTGTTCTTTGCTAAACTCGTCAGTTACACGTTCCTGTTCTGGCTACCATTTTatattgaaaatacaagtaagtaGTTGCATAGTTTGTAACTAACCTTATACACATTTTGTTAGGCCATTACTTTTGGTTCATGCATAAGTTGATTACTTATTAGGAGTAAGGATACCACAGCTATTGTCAGCATGTTTTAATCAAACAACTGATTTTCTTGGATCAAGTCCACTATTCTTTCTTTGAACCAAAATTTCCGAacaatttgatttaaaatttggcaaatgatatttattcatttttctaaATGTGTAATGTACTCCATAATCAAAACATACTAGGtagaattatttaaaaaaagagattggTTCGATAAAGCCCAAAAAATCAAGACTTACATGTAGGCAAGATGAACCAATGACACTGTAATTCTTTAAGCAGTTGTATATACTTCTGAGGTATGAAACCTGCAGTGCCGCCATCAGCTCAGTTACAAGTTCATCTGTTCCAGTTTTATGGACAATTCGAATGTGTTTATCAAATGCCGTATTCTTTAACTGCACTGGTGCAAATGAaatttagtttggagaattaagTACCACTTTGCATAAACTCGTACCctatggatgtttttttttttattcagtatttctttttgtctaggTATTGGTGGTAAACGGTATGGTCCAACGACATCTGCAGATTTGTCAACTATGTTCGATGTTGGAGGAATCATAGGTAAAGCACTTAACATAGCGTTTCATAAAggggtaatttagtataatcaaattagttgataacgtaaattggccaccgtaaagagtttcgaagctgGCGTTttgaacgttagcccttcgtcagagccctttgctccgacgaagggctaacgctcgaaacgtcagcttttacggtggtggccaatttacattatcaactcagttgataataccaaattaccttgttattcTCCCTCACCGACGCAGgactacagtttctttagaaagctACGCCCGTTTCATGAAGGGCAGATCCTTTCCATGTTCGGAGCCGCCACTGGATTTagtttgcttctgattggttgagagagtggcgcgagttttcagGGCCAATTACAGAGCGAGTTTTTCCGGGCCAATTACAGAACGAGTTTTACCGGGTCAATTagagagcgaagtaaagcaacaCCAATGCAATCCCGGCTTACTTTGGACACTCGATTGACCTAACAGGTTTCAATTAATTCCTACTCGACTGTTGACTGTTCTCTTATGTTGTAGGAGGTATCTTAGCTGGATTTGTCTCGGACAAAACAAAGTGCAGTGGAATCACAGTTGTTGTCATGTTGTTCCTCGCGGGGCCAATGGTGAGTGTTTTGCTGAGTACATGTATTGGAAATTCCCTTATCCCAAAGCCAGGTTTTAAATCTAAGGCAGTATTGACAAAGGATAAAGTACACAACCGAGGGATAACTGGCTGCGACAAATCTCTGTATAAACCACTTTGAGTCCACAGGCTGTGACTACTTGATGATAACTGAGCATGCTGTGACTTCTTTCAGTTAACGAGccataatttattattttttaaatttttttttcagctctttgtGTATAGATTTTTTGCCAATGCAAACCTCAAAGTTAACATTGGTA
It encodes the following:
- the LOC131792661 gene encoding glucose-6-phosphate exchanger SLC37A2-like; translation: MSTPELQFRDNCRKKVPYGIRFIQWIGRERTQAYRGWVLILTFFAYTSYHLSRKPISVVKGTLKPNCSKISASCHGWKPFDSPDTGDELLGALDLAFLFSYAVGMFFSGFVAEHMDLRYFLTIGMLSSGLFTALFGMGYFWKLHYFAYFVTIQIFSGFFQSSGWPSVVECVGNWFGKGRRGLIMGIWNSHTSVGNILGSAIAGVWASGQWGYSFIVPGCIIAGMAIFVFLFLVVDPSHVGCQPPQQHTEPLPNDSSVSTEVVTDSQEGDDEERLLKEPCSYSPKPTEVKRNLQVPSESHISASTVVPPSHGEASAVGFWRAVLIPGVIEYSLCLFFAKLVSYTFLFWLPFYIENTSIGGKRYGPTTSADLSTMFDVGGIIGGILAGFVSDKTKCSGITVVVMLFLAGPMLFVYRFFANANLKVNIALMILSGVLVNGPYALITTAVSANLGTHPCLQGNTKAMATVTAIIDGTGSMGAALGPLLTGIISPTGWNNVFYMLISADLFAAILLSRQVWFEISQNCLRRRERVRLAYLESGHTSLRNGTTYEPHERRSEAEPLLHSS